Proteins co-encoded in one Megalops cyprinoides isolate fMegCyp1 chromosome 1, fMegCyp1.pri, whole genome shotgun sequence genomic window:
- the LOC118782221 gene encoding cytochrome c oxidase subunit NDUFA4, with the protein MLSTVGKQLRNHPALIPLFVFIGGGATMSMMYLGRLALRNPDVSWDRKNNPEPWNKLGPNDQYKFFTVNMDYKNLKKDRPDY; encoded by the exons ATGCTAAGTACTGTTGGCAAACAACTCAGAAACCACCCAGCA tTGATCCCACTCTTCGTCTTCATCGGTGGTGGGGCAACAATGTCCATGATGTACCTTGGACGTCTTGCTCTGCGTAACCCTGATGTCTC ATGGGATCGCAAGAACAACCCAGAGCCATGGAACAAACTGGGCCCCAATGATCAGTACAAG TTCTTCACTGTGAACATGGACTACAAAAATCTGAAGAAGGACAGGCCGGACTACTAA